The DNA region GATGTCGCCTACAAGTGCAGCTCGTACTACTCGGCCAGCCATGAGCGCGGCGTGATGTGGAACGATCCCACGATCGCGATCGACTGGCCGGTAGCCGATCCGATCTTGTCGGCCCGCGATCAGCGGCAGCCGCTGCTTGAGGAGATCGACCGCGATTTTGTCTGCCATCCGGCGACGTAGCTGGTCTGGTACTGCCAGACACGAGGAGTATGTCGATGCAACCGATCTTCCCGGCCACCGCTGAACGTCTCGAAGCATGGAAGGCTCAGCCGGGCGTAATGGGCGTGCTGCTGGTCGGCTCCAAGAGCCGGGGCCACGACGACACGCTCTCCGACGACGATCTTGAGGTGCTGCTCTCCGACGAAGCCTTCGCCCGGCTCGTGCCCGCCGATTGCGGCGAGTTCGCGTTTGAGGGCGAGGGCAGCGAGCGCAGGCTGATCTACGATGTGCAGTATACCGCGCTGTCCAGCCTTGAGCGCAAGCGGTACTCGCCCCACGATCTCGATCGCTGGCCCTACGAGCGGGCGGGTGTGCTCTTCGATCGTGATGGACGTGTGGGCGCGGCGGTGGAAGCGGCTGGCGCGATGGACGGCGCGTTTCGGCATGCGCGGCTGCTGCACGCGACGATCGACGCCTGGGTCGCGCCTCGGCGGGCGGCGAAAACCCTGCGGCGTGGCGCGGACTGTGCCGGGCGGATGATCGTCGCGCGCGGGGCGAAGGCGCTGGCGCGGGTGCTCTTTGCCCTTGAGTGGCGCTGGGTGCCGCTGGATCACTGGCTGGAGGCAGAGCTGCGTACGCTGGACGATGGTGCGCAGGCCGGGCCGCTGCTGTGCCAGGCGCTCATAAGCGCCGATCCCGCGCCGTTGGAGCAGGCGCTCAACCGGCTGGAAGATCGGCTGTTTGCCGAGGGCGTGCCGCGCGCCGACGACAGGCGAGCGCTTTTTTACGAGCTGCTGCACCCAAGCCGGGCCGAGGAGCGCGCGATCCACGGGCTGTACTAGACGAACATCCTGTGCAGCGATTGCGTCCCAAAACCGCGATCTGTGGCGCGAAACCTGCTTAAAAGTCGCATAAGAGCAGCGCGCAGATTGAATCTATGAGCCGTCTTTCAAGCACATATAAGCACAGGCATATTGCTGTTGGTCACTATGATTGGTACACTACAAGCGATCGAAGGTCATGACTTGACAACGAAGCCATGACGTTCCTTAATGATAGTTATGGATAAGCAAACTGCTAATCGAATCGTAAAGATTGCCGCTATTATTTTGATTGCGATCCTGGTACTATCAACTATCCTCGTAGTCGTCGCCCCATCGTAAATAGCGGGCGCTAACGTTAAGAGATGTCCATGCCTCACCGTGACTTTCCGCAATACGGACCAATTCAACGACGAGGTGGCGGCACCCGACCGCGACCATTGACCACGCCGATTCAGGACGAAGCCTACACTGGCGCGACGATCCCGATGCGCACGGTCGGTCGTCGCTCGCGGCCATCGCCCGCGCCATCACGACATCGATCGGGTCGCGGCTGGTGGTGGAAGCTGCCGCTGATGCTGCTGGTGCTGCTCGTCGGCGCGGGCTTTGCCGGTCTTGCCTGGCTCGACCGCGAGTATGCCAACCGGATCTATCCCAACGTTGCGCTCCAGGGCATCGACCTAAGCCAGAAAACGCAGGCCGAGGCCAGGGCAGCGGTCGAGGCAAGGTTTGAGTCGTTTCTCCAGCAGCCGATCACGATCACCTATCAGGGACAGACCTGGCAGCCGACTCCTGAAGAGATCGGTGTGCGCGTGGATGTGCAGCGAGCCGTCAGCGAGGCGTACAACGCCGGGCGCGGCAACGGGCTGGTCGAAAATTTGCGGCAGGTCGGGACGATCTACCAGGAAGGGCTGGATCTTCCGCTGCGCATCACGATCGACGGCGAGACGCTGAGCAGCTATCTGCGCGGGATTGCCAGCAAGGTGGAGCAGCCGCCGACCGAGGCGACGCTGACGATCGCCGAGGCCAAGGTGCAGACGACGGATAGCGTCAAGGGCCGGATGGTGCTGATCGACGAGACGGCGACCGAGATTGTCGGCGCGCTCCAGACGCTTCAGCCGCAGGCGGTCACGCTGCGGACCCGCGATCTCAATCCCAGGCTGTCGACCGAGGCGATCGCCGAGGCCCGCCGCACCACAGAGGCGATGCTCTCGTCGCCGCTGGAGCTGGTCTTCAAGGACAAAACCTACGAGCTGGATCAGCCGACAATTGCCGATATGATCGTGCTTCAGCGCGTGGAAGGCGATACCGGCAGCGTGCTCAACGCGCAGCTTGACCAGAATAAGCTCCAGAAATGGGCGACAAAGCTGGCCGACAAGATCGGGCGCTCCTCGGTCGAGCCGCGCGTCAACTGGAGCGGCGGCAACCTGTCGATCTTTCGTGAGGGCCGCATCGGCTACCGGCTGGACGTCGAGGGCACCGTCGAGATGATCAACGGCGCGATCACGACGATCACCCGCAAGCTCGATCTGCCGGTCGAGGAGGTGCAGCCGCGCGTGAACGCCGAAAACCTGCACACCCTGGGCATCAAAGAGGTCGTCTCCGTCGGCAAGAGCGATTTTACCGGCTCGGCGGCGTACCGCATCACCAATATCAAAGCGGGCGTCAACCTGCTGCATGGCATTCTGGTCCCGCCTGACGGAGAGTTCTCCTTCAACGAGAACGTCGGCGCAATCGACGAGGCGCACGGCTTTGTGGAAGGCTATGCGATCGTCGGCAATCGCACGCAGAAGGAGCCCGGCGGCGGTATCTGCCAGGACTCGACCACGCTCTTCCGCGCCGCGTTCTATGCCGGTCTGCCGTTTACCGAATGGACGCCCCATCGCTTCCGTATCTCGTGGTACGAGAAGTACGACACGATCGGCATGGACTCGACGATCTTTACCGGCGGCGGTCCCGACCTGCGCTTCGTCAATGATACCGGCAACTGGCTGCTGGTCCAGGGCTACGTCAACGACGCCGATGCGACTGTCACCTTTGCGCTGTACGGCACGAAGGTTCCGGGCCGCACCGTCGAGCGAACCGCACCCAAGATCACCGACGAGACGCCAGCGCCGACCAAGCCGGTGTACATCGACGACCCTGAGCAGCCGGTTGGGACGTTCAAGCAGACCGACGTGGCGCGTGGTGGCATGAACATCGAGATCACGCGGATCGTCAAGCAGAACGGCCAGGTGGTGCGTACGAACAAGTTTGTCACCAAGTTCGAGGCGTGGCCGAATATCTACCTCAAAAATCCGCGCACGCCCAAACCCGCCGGATAGGCATTGGGCATCGGATACAAGAAGCACCAGGGCTTGATCCCCTGGTGCTTTTTGGTATCTGTCGCGATGAAGCGTTGTATTGGGTCGGGGCGTGATGGGCGAGGGTCGCAAGGGTACGGCACGCCGGATGTATGCCGCCAGGGCGCATCCCTCAATTATCGTCATCACGGCACGGCGGTGCCCCTGGATCGCATCGGTGGGATTATTCCGAATCGTCCTCGCCCGTGCCGAAGCGCCCGATCAAGCTGCGCACGATGTCGGTCTGCGATAAAATCCCCACGGGCATCATGCGGTCGGTGACGAACCGGCCACCGGCGACGCTCTCGACGACGACCAGCCGGTGGATCTTGTGCTCGTTGAGCAGACGCATCGCGTAGTCCAGCGATTTATGCGGCGCGCACGAGATCACGTCCCTGGTCATATACTCGCTAACAGGGCTCTTCATCACGTCGGGGTTGTCGGTGCTCTGCTGCCACGCGCGCAGCAGGTCGGTCTGTGAGATCACGCCCACCATATGACCGGAGTGATCGACGACGACCAGCGCGCTGATTCGGTTGCGTCGCAGCGTATCGATCGCCTCGAAGAGCGGGGCTTCATCGGATACTGTGATCACCGATGTGTTCATGACATCCGCTACACGTATGGCTTCCATGCTCGTTCCTTTCGCTACACCACTTCTGTGTTCCATGATACTCGAAATTACCGGCTGCGTTCGTGTGCCGATCGTTTGGCCTGTCGCGGCTCTTCTCTGCATCGTACGTGCCAAAAGCTGTTATAATAAAACTTGAAAATTATTCAAGAAAATGGAGCTGAGCGATGGCAATCGAAGGGATAGATCAGGCGACCGATTTTTACCTGCTCGACGAGCTCCTCACCGAGGCAGAGCGCGACATCCGCGATCGTGTGCGAACATTCTGCGACGAGGAGGTCACGCCGATCATCAATCCATACTGGGAGCGTGGCGAGTTTCCTTTCGAGCTCATCCCCAAGCTGGCGCAGCTTAATATCGCGGGCGGCCCGATCAAAGGCTACGGCTGTCCCGGCATGTCGAGCGTCGCGGCTGGCCTGATCGGCATGGAGCTGTCGCGCGGCGACGGCAGCGTGTGTACCTTCTTCGGCGTTACCAGCGGCCTGGCGATGAGCTCGATCTACTACTGCGGCTCCGAGGAGCAGCGCCAGCGCTGGCTGCCGGCGATGGCCCGGCTCGAAAAGATCGGCGCGTTCGGCCTGACCGAGCCCTGGATCGGCTCCGACGCCTCGCATCTGCAAACCCGCGCGACGCGCGTCGGCGACCGCTACGTGCTGAACGGCGCGAAGCGCTGGATCGGCAACGCGACCTTCGCCGATGTCACGGTGATCTGGGCGCGCAACGATGAGACGGGCCAGGTCAACGGCTTTCTGGTGGAGAAGGACACGCCCGGCTTCGAGGCCAAGGTCATCGAGGGCAAGATCGCCAAGCGCGCGGTGCTCAACGCCGACATTACGCTCAAGAACTGCGAAGTGCCCGAAAGCAACCGCCTTGCCAACGCCCACTCGTTCAAAGACACCGCCCATGTGCTGATGAACACGCGCTACGGCGTCGCCTGGGAAGCGGTCGGCCACTCGCTGGCGGCATTCGAGATCGCCCGCGACTACGCCATCAGACGCCAGCAGTTCGGGCGGCCCATCGCCAGCTTCCAGATGATCCAGCAAAAGCTGGTGCATATGCTCGGCGAGGTGACGGCGATGCAGTTGATGTGCTGGCGGCTCTCCAGGCTGCGCGACGAGGACAAGCTGACCGAGGGCATGGCCTCGCTCGCCAAGCAGCGCAACGCCGCCCGTGCCCGCGAGGTCGTGGCGCTGGGCCGCGAGATTCTGGGCGGCAACGGCATCCTGCTGGAGAACCACATGGCGCGGCACTTTGCCGACATGGAGGCAGTCTACACCTACGAAGGCTCCAACGAGATCAATACGTTGGTCGTCGGGCGCGAAATTACGGGCATTCAGGCGTTTGCGTAGCGGGGGAACAAGCGAACAAGGGAACAAGGAAACAAAGGAACAAAGCAGGCGGACGTTTTGTTCTTTTGTTCCTTTGTTCTTTTGCTCAGCCCCATAGCCCTTTGTTCTCTGTTCTTTATCCTCGTTACGTGTGCAAAGGAGCACGTATGTCGTATACCATTAATCGTGTTGTCGTGATTGGTGCCGGAACGATGGGTGGTGGAATTGCCGCCCTGGTGGCGAGCACGGGCATCCCCGTGACGTTGCTCGACATCCCCACCAAGGAGCTAAGCCCGGAGGATGCGGCCAAAGGGCTGACGCTGGCCGTGCCCGACGTGCGCAATCGGCTGGTCAAAAGCCTGTGGGAGCGTCAGCTCAAGGCCAAGCCCGCCGCGCTCTTCAGCCCCGACGCCGCCAGGCTGGTGACGCTCGGCAACCTGGAGGACGATTTCGACGCGGTGCGGCACGCCGACTGGATCGTCGAGGCGATCGTCGAGCAGTTGGAGCCGAAGCGCGACCTGATG from Herpetosiphonaceae bacterium includes:
- the rfbC gene encoding dTDP-4-dehydrorhamnose 3,5-epimerase, which produces GQVKLVRVISGAIFDVAVDIRWGSPTFGQWFGQILSAENFLQMYIPVGFAHGFCVLSPTADVAYKCSSYYSASHERGVMWNDPTIAIDWPVADPILSARDQRQPLLEEIDRDFVCHPAT
- a CDS encoding CBS domain-containing protein, translated to MEAIRVADVMNTSVITVSDEAPLFEAIDTLRRNRISALVVVDHSGHMVGVISQTDLLRAWQQSTDNPDVMKSPVSEYMTRDVISCAPHKSLDYAMRLLNEHKIHRLVVVESVAGGRFVTDRMMPVGILSQTDIVRSLIGRFGTGEDDSE
- a CDS encoding acyl-CoA dehydrogenase family protein gives rise to the protein MAIEGIDQATDFYLLDELLTEAERDIRDRVRTFCDEEVTPIINPYWERGEFPFELIPKLAQLNIAGGPIKGYGCPGMSSVAAGLIGMELSRGDGSVCTFFGVTSGLAMSSIYYCGSEEQRQRWLPAMARLEKIGAFGLTEPWIGSDASHLQTRATRVGDRYVLNGAKRWIGNATFADVTVIWARNDETGQVNGFLVEKDTPGFEAKVIEGKIAKRAVLNADITLKNCEVPESNRLANAHSFKDTAHVLMNTRYGVAWEAVGHSLAAFEIARDYAIRRQQFGRPIASFQMIQQKLVHMLGEVTAMQLMCWRLSRLRDEDKLTEGMASLAKQRNAARAREVVALGREILGGNGILLENHMARHFADMEAVYTYEGSNEINTLVVGREITGIQAFA
- a CDS encoding VanW family protein; amino-acid sequence: MPHRDFPQYGPIQRRGGGTRPRPLTTPIQDEAYTGATIPMRTVGRRSRPSPAPSRHRSGRGWWWKLPLMLLVLLVGAGFAGLAWLDREYANRIYPNVALQGIDLSQKTQAEARAAVEARFESFLQQPITITYQGQTWQPTPEEIGVRVDVQRAVSEAYNAGRGNGLVENLRQVGTIYQEGLDLPLRITIDGETLSSYLRGIASKVEQPPTEATLTIAEAKVQTTDSVKGRMVLIDETATEIVGALQTLQPQAVTLRTRDLNPRLSTEAIAEARRTTEAMLSSPLELVFKDKTYELDQPTIADMIVLQRVEGDTGSVLNAQLDQNKLQKWATKLADKIGRSSVEPRVNWSGGNLSIFREGRIGYRLDVEGTVEMINGAITTITRKLDLPVEEVQPRVNAENLHTLGIKEVVSVGKSDFTGSAAYRITNIKAGVNLLHGILVPPDGEFSFNENVGAIDEAHGFVEGYAIVGNRTQKEPGGGICQDSTTLFRAAFYAGLPFTEWTPHRFRISWYEKYDTIGMDSTIFTGGGPDLRFVNDTGNWLLVQGYVNDADATVTFALYGTKVPGRTVERTAPKITDETPAPTKPVYIDDPEQPVGTFKQTDVARGGMNIEITRIVKQNGQVVRTNKFVTKFEAWPNIYLKNPRTPKPAG